One segment of Saprospiraceae bacterium DNA contains the following:
- the cas6 gene encoding CRISPR-associated endoribonuclease Cas6 gives MQFNITLRCLDEHPVLPVNYQYELSAWIYKVLQNADAEYSAFLHQRGYTTGRKSFKLFSFSQLRVPKFRMEGDRLHIQAREVSFVIGFYLDRAAEEFVRGLFQEQQFRLGDRLSQVRFVVQTVEMRPLQLPNGPEPVRIRTLSPLVIARKRPDNQPDEYLHPDDADFGRLLLLNLLDKYAAATGHEPPRFWDAAQFGFRPVGPPPKSKLVTIKSGTPAETRVKGWMFDFELEVPRELVEVGLLAGFGKENAQGFGCGAIP, from the coding sequence ATGCAATTCAACATCACGCTTCGCTGCCTCGACGAGCACCCCGTGCTGCCCGTCAATTACCAGTACGAACTGTCGGCTTGGATATACAAGGTGTTGCAAAACGCCGATGCCGAATACTCTGCTTTTCTGCATCAGCGCGGCTATACAACTGGGCGCAAGTCGTTCAAACTGTTCAGTTTTTCGCAGCTGCGCGTGCCCAAGTTCCGCATGGAAGGCGACCGGCTGCACATACAAGCACGCGAAGTGTCCTTCGTCATCGGTTTTTACCTCGACCGTGCGGCGGAAGAGTTTGTGCGCGGGCTATTTCAGGAACAACAATTCCGCCTCGGCGACCGCCTTAGTCAAGTGCGCTTCGTGGTGCAGACGGTGGAAATGCGCCCGCTGCAACTGCCCAACGGCCCGGAGCCGGTGCGCATCCGCACACTGTCTCCCCTCGTCATCGCCCGCAAACGCCCCGACAACCAGCCCGACGAATATCTGCACCCCGACGACGCGGACTTCGGCAGGTTGCTGTTGCTCAACCTGCTGGACAAATACGCCGCCGCTACCGGCCACGAGCCGCCCAGGTTCTGGGATGCCGCGCAGTTTGGGTTTCGCCCGGTCGGGCCGCCGCCAAAGTCGAAACTCGTCACCATCAAAAGCGGCACTCCGGCGGAGACGCGGGTGAAGGGCTGGATGTTCGATTTTGAGTTGGAGGTGCCGCGGGAGTTGGTGGAAGTGGGGTTGTTGGCGGGATTTGGAAAAGAAAATGCACAAGGCTTCGGCTGCGGGGCTATTCCGTAA
- a CDS encoding WYL domain-containing protein — protein MPKDREYGTKIRLLRILRAIIEQPKRYTKQELATNYAVHPDTITGDFEAFVNAGFEMDYDEKYRYFFIKDKPLKKAGELLYFSEEERALLYEAIDNLRTTPERQSALKQKLHSLYDYSRLGFANLRKPHLTKIDLLEQAKAEKRMVVLEEYRSSHSGQISDRLVEPFHIAAGDDMLHAFEISKNAVQHFRITRFVRVKLTDQPWQHEGHHNIMKTDPFRIVTNQQTNVHLRLSVGAYNELIERYPLTRNYIEPTVNPKFFDFQADVNRNFYGLSNFILGFYHLDIEVVAPDSLREHLQREVEKMRF, from the coding sequence ATGCCAAAAGATAGAGAATATGGCACCAAAATACGCCTGCTGCGCATCCTGCGCGCGATTATCGAGCAGCCGAAACGCTACACCAAGCAGGAACTCGCCACGAATTACGCAGTACACCCAGACACTATCACTGGCGATTTTGAAGCCTTCGTGAACGCCGGGTTCGAGATGGATTACGATGAAAAATATCGCTATTTTTTCATCAAAGACAAGCCTTTGAAAAAAGCGGGCGAGTTGCTCTATTTTTCAGAAGAAGAACGGGCTTTGCTCTACGAAGCCATTGACAACCTGCGCACTACGCCCGAAAGACAATCGGCGCTAAAGCAAAAATTGCACTCGCTTTACGACTACAGCCGACTTGGTTTTGCCAACCTGCGCAAGCCGCACCTTACCAAGATTGACTTGCTCGAGCAGGCAAAAGCCGAAAAACGGATGGTCGTGCTGGAAGAGTATCGCTCCTCTCACAGTGGTCAGATTAGTGACCGCCTCGTGGAGCCTTTTCACATCGCCGCTGGCGACGATATGCTCCATGCCTTTGAGATAAGTAAAAATGCAGTTCAGCATTTTCGGATTACGCGCTTTGTGCGCGTAAAACTCACCGACCAGCCCTGGCAACACGAGGGTCATCACAATATCATGAAGACAGACCCCTTCAGAATTGTCACCAACCAGCAGACGAATGTTCATTTGCGCCTCAGTGTGGGAGCTTACAACGAACTCATCGAGCGGTACCCTCTGACACGCAATTACATAGAACCGACGGTCAATCCTAAATTCTTCGACTTTCAAGCCGACGTCAACCGCAATTTCTACGGCCTCTCCAACTTCATTCTTGGCTTTTACCATCTCGATATTGAGGTGGTCGCACCCGATTCCTTGCGCGAACATCTCCAACGGGAAGTGGAGAAAATGAGGTTTTAG